One Alnus glutinosa chromosome 3, dhAlnGlut1.1, whole genome shotgun sequence genomic region harbors:
- the LOC133864230 gene encoding NADPH HC-toxin reductase 1-like isoform X2, with protein sequence MEKHGDRVAMEKNSCKVCVTGGAGFIGSSLVKKLLHKGYTVHATLRNLDDRSKVGLLKSFPEADKRLVLFEADIYDPDAFEHAIKGCEFVFHVATPLQHNKGSDQYRNITEAAIAGAKSIAMCCGRAGTVRRLIYTASVVSASPLKHDGSGFKDLMDETCWTPLNLSFAYCNDSLKDYTDSKTMAEKEILRYGDNNNGDGSLEVVSLPCGLVGGNTLLSSIPSSTAILISQLTNMANEQRTLNILEELLGKIPVVHIDDVCEAHIFCMEKDSINGRFLCGSSYVSSPEIANHCRQHYPDQFHVFG encoded by the exons ATGGAAAAGCACGGGGATCGAGTTGCAATGGAGAAGAATAGCTGCAAGGTATGTGTTACGGGAGGTGCAGGCTTCATTGGCTCTTCGCTAGTAAAGAAGCTTTTGCACAAAGGATATACTGTTCATGCCACACTGAGGAACTTAG ATGATAGGTCCAAGGTAGGCCTTCTAAAGAGCTTTCCTGAGGCAGACAAAAGATTAGTGTTGTTTGAAGCTGACATTTACGATCCTGATGCGTTTGAGCATGCAATAAAAGGCTGTGAATTTGTTTTCCATGTTGCAACTCCCTTGCAACACAACAAGGGCTCTGATCAG TACAGAAACATAACTGAAGCCGCGATTGCTGGGGCAAAGAGCATTGCAATGTGTTGTGGTAGAGCAGGAACAGTTAGGCGACTAATCTACACAGCCTCTGTGGTTTCCGCATCTCCTCTGAAACATGATGGAAGTGGTTTCAAAGACTTGATGGATGAAACATGTTGGACGCCTCTGAATCTTTCATTTGCTTACTGTAATGATTCACTAAAG GACTATACAGATTCGAAGAcaatggcagagaaagagatcCTGAGGTATGGTGACAACAATAACGGTGATGGATCATTGGAGGTGGTATCCCTGCCCTGTGGCCTTGTGGGAGGGAATACACTCTTATCATCCATACCCAGTAGCACGGCTATACTTATCTCCCAGCTTACCAACATGGCCAATGAGCAGCGAACGCTAAATATTTTGGAGGAACTTCTCGGAAAGATTCCAGTCGTGCATATTGATGATGTCTGTGAAGCCCATATCTTCTGTATGGAGAAGGATTCAATCAATGGTAGATTCTTGTGTGGAAGCTCTTATGTTTCATCCCCAGAAATAGCCAATCACTGTCGACAACATTACCCAGATCAGTTTCAT GTATTTGGATAG
- the LOC133864230 gene encoding NADPH HC-toxin reductase 1-like isoform X1, which produces MEKHGDRVAMEKNSCKVCVTGGAGFIGSSLVKKLLHKGYTVHATLRNLDDRSKVGLLKSFPEADKRLVLFEADIYDPDAFEHAIKGCEFVFHVATPLQHNKGSDQYRNITEAAIAGAKSIAMCCGRAGTVRRLIYTASVVSASPLKHDGSGFKDLMDETCWTPLNLSFAYCNDSLKDYTDSKTMAEKEILRYGDNNNGDGSLEVVSLPCGLVGGNTLLSSIPSSTAILISQLTNMANEQRTLNILEELLGKIPVVHIDDVCEAHIFCMEKDSINGRFLCGSSYVSSPEIANHCRQHYPDQFHVMQEYLDRPERKIEWGSKKLIEKGFVYKCDLKMIIDESIESARRLGYL; this is translated from the exons ATGGAAAAGCACGGGGATCGAGTTGCAATGGAGAAGAATAGCTGCAAGGTATGTGTTACGGGAGGTGCAGGCTTCATTGGCTCTTCGCTAGTAAAGAAGCTTTTGCACAAAGGATATACTGTTCATGCCACACTGAGGAACTTAG ATGATAGGTCCAAGGTAGGCCTTCTAAAGAGCTTTCCTGAGGCAGACAAAAGATTAGTGTTGTTTGAAGCTGACATTTACGATCCTGATGCGTTTGAGCATGCAATAAAAGGCTGTGAATTTGTTTTCCATGTTGCAACTCCCTTGCAACACAACAAGGGCTCTGATCAG TACAGAAACATAACTGAAGCCGCGATTGCTGGGGCAAAGAGCATTGCAATGTGTTGTGGTAGAGCAGGAACAGTTAGGCGACTAATCTACACAGCCTCTGTGGTTTCCGCATCTCCTCTGAAACATGATGGAAGTGGTTTCAAAGACTTGATGGATGAAACATGTTGGACGCCTCTGAATCTTTCATTTGCTTACTGTAATGATTCACTAAAG GACTATACAGATTCGAAGAcaatggcagagaaagagatcCTGAGGTATGGTGACAACAATAACGGTGATGGATCATTGGAGGTGGTATCCCTGCCCTGTGGCCTTGTGGGAGGGAATACACTCTTATCATCCATACCCAGTAGCACGGCTATACTTATCTCCCAGCTTACCAACATGGCCAATGAGCAGCGAACGCTAAATATTTTGGAGGAACTTCTCGGAAAGATTCCAGTCGTGCATATTGATGATGTCTGTGAAGCCCATATCTTCTGTATGGAGAAGGATTCAATCAATGGTAGATTCTTGTGTGGAAGCTCTTATGTTTCATCCCCAGAAATAGCCAATCACTGTCGACAACATTACCCAGATCAGTTTCATGTAATGCAAGA GTATTTGGATAGGCCGGAAAGGAAAATCGAGTGGGGTTCCAAAAAGCTTATTGAGAAAGGTTTTGTATACAAATGTGATTTGAAGATGATAATAGATGAAAGCATCGAGTCTGCAAGGAGGTTGGGCTATCTCTAG
- the LOC133863109 gene encoding uncharacterized protein LOC133863109 produces MDGGGTSSMKSDYENWGDTPDDPQYCVTEVPDNEYDEETNTDPNYAEILNLLDSLFRVIEELHFNIQQAYRVVRIPQSTSLLTGHMWIHWVLTSPNPNTCYERFRMYPSTFMKLCSTLKNNGYLGNSRYVKIIEKVAAFLLIVCQVHSQRSVADRLQRSTHTISTYVGQDCIGAIDGTHIMACVTNHDTVPFINRKKPPTQNVMCVTDFDLYFTFVCSGWEGSTVHDSRIFTSTISDPVMRFPTPVEGFYYLVDYGYACSKGFLPPYRNEQYHMQNFHGSGAQLRRKKELFNHRHSSLRSVVERTFGIWKNRFKILENMPPYEIPA; encoded by the exons ATGGATGGCGGTGGAACGTCTAGTATGAAATCAGACTATGAAAATTGGGGTGATACACCTGACGACCCCCAATATTGTGTCACTGAGGTACCTGACAATGAGTATGACGAGGAAACGAACACGGATCCAAACTATGCTGAGATCTTGAATCTACTCGATAGTCTGTTCAGAGTGATTGAAGAACTTCACTTTAACATACAACAAGCTTATCGAGTTGTGCGTATTCCGCAAAGCACGTCACTTTTGACGGGTCATATGTGGATCCATTGGGTCCTGACAAGCCCAAACCCTAATACATGCTACGAGCGCTTCCGAATGTATCCCTCCACCTTCATGAAACTATGCagcacattaaaaaataatggcTATCTGGGGAATAGCCGATATGTTAAGATCATAGAGAAAGTAGCAGCCTTTCTCTTAATTGTTTGCCAAGTGCACTCGCAGAGGAGTGTGGCCGACAGGCTGCAAAGATCGACTCACACCATAAGCACATATGTTGGGCAA gACTGCATAGGTGCCATTGATGGCACACATATAATGGCTTGCGTAACAAATCACGACACGGTGCCATTTATCAATCGCAAAAAACCCCCAACACAGAATGTTATGTGCGTGACAGACTTCGACCTTTACTTCACGTTCGTTTGTAGTGGGTGGGAGGGCAGTACTGTGCACGATTCACGAATTTTCACATCCACTATAAGCGATCCTGTGATGCGCTTCCCAACACCGGTCGAAG GCTTTTATTATTTGGTGGATTATGGATATGCTTGCTCTAAAGGGTTCTTGCCCCCGTACCGCAACGAACAATACCACATGCAAAACTTCCATGGTAGTGGAGCCCAACTTCGGAGGAAGAAAGAGTTGTTTAACCATAGACACTCTTCACTACGATCGGTGGTGGAACGAACTTTTGGGATCTGGAAGAATCGGTTTAAGATTTTAGAAAATATGCCACCATATGAAATCCCGGCATAA
- the LOC133863620 gene encoding probable WRKY transcription factor 53: MENTIDWEQTGLISELNQGKELAQQLMNHLHPSSSHETREFLVERILSCYEKALSKLNWGACVGERTPKPIISILESPCSFANSSPRSPVSDQDSKHKDVYKKRKTLPRWTEQVKVCSGTGLEGPLDDGYSWRKYGQKDILGANYPRGYYRCTHRNGQGCLATKLVQRSDEDPAIFEVTYRGRHTCSQASRLNVASTSMISPRLTENKNHHHAQQLKRHEEKPPQEMVCNFAARLTVKTEGLDAREEDDIFPSFSFPSTPIGSENHEDANIFCESMLENNFMGSLSPTFLSPTTSESNMFPMSPCCLNSYGLGHNVQTSESDLTDIISAPTSVTNSPILNLDFSLDKVDLDPNFPFDNPDFFS; encoded by the exons ATGGAGAATACCATTGATTGGGAGCAAACGGGTCTGATCAGTGAGCTGAATCAAGGGAAGGAGCTCGCACAGCAGCTTATGAACCATCTTCACCCTTCTTCATCGCATGAAACACGTGAATTCTTGGTTGAGAGGATACTTTCTTGTTATGAGAAAGCACTTTCAAAGCTAAATTGGGGTGCTTGCGTGGGAGAGCGAACGCCCAAGCCCATCATCAGCATACTGGAATCGCCGTGTTCTTTTGCCAATAGTAGCCCAAGGAGTCCGGTTTCTGACCAGGATTCCAAGCACAAAGATGTCTACAAGAAAAG GAAGACATTGCCCCGATGGACAGAGCAAGTAAAGGTTTGCTCTGGTACAGGGCTGGAAGGGCCGCTTGATGATGGTTATAGCTGGAGAAAATATGGGCAGAAGGACATCCTCGGAGCTAACTATCCGAG GGGCTACTATAGATGCACTCATCGAAATGGGCAGGGCTGTTTAGCCACAAAGCTGGTTCAGAGATCGGATGAGGACCCAGCGATCTTCGAGGTAACCTATCGAGGACGGCACACCTGTAGCCAAGCCTCTCGTTTAAACGTGGCATCGACGTCAATGATAAGTCCAAGGTTAACGGAGAACAAGAATCATCACCACGCACAACAACTGAAAAGGCACGAAGAAAAACCACCTCAGGAAATGGTATGCAATTTTGCAGCCCGGCTTACAGTTAAGACTGAGGGCTTGGACGCCAGGGAGGAGGATGACATATTTCCATCATTTTCCTTCCCTTCTACACCAATTGGATCGGAAAATCATGAGGACGCCAATATTTTCTGTGAGTCCATGTTGGAGAACAATTTCATGGGTAGCCTTTCTCCAACATTTTTATCACCGACAACATCTGAATCCAACATGTTTCCGATGTCACCATGCTGTCTGAACAGCTACGGACTAGGCCACAATGTGCAAACCTCCGAATCTGATCTCACTGACATAATTTCTGCCCCGACCTCAGTCACCAATTCACCTATTCTGAATTTGGATTTCTCACTTGATAAGGTTGATCTTGACCCAAATTTCCCATTTGACAACCCAGATTTCTTCTCCTGA